From a region of the Pseudoxanthomonas sp. X-1 genome:
- the rplB gene encoding 50S ribosomal protein L2 — translation MPLMKFKPTSAGRRSAVRVVTPDLHKGAPHAPLLEKQSKSGGRNHHGRITTRHIGGGHKQHYRIIDFKRDKVGIPARVERIEYDPNRTAHIALLCYVDGERRYIIAPKGLKAGDQVIAGRDAPIRTGNTLPLLNIPVGTTVHCIELKVGKGAQIARAAGASVQLVAREQGFATLRLRSGEMRKVPAECCATIGEVGNDEHSLEKLGKAGAKRWRGVRPTVRGAAMNPVDHPHGGGEAKAGQGNPHPVTPWGVPTKGYKTRHNKRTQQFIVRDRRG, via the coding sequence ATGCCATTGATGAAATTCAAACCCACTTCCGCCGGCCGCCGTTCGGCCGTGCGCGTGGTGACGCCCGACCTGCACAAGGGTGCTCCGCACGCTCCGCTCCTGGAGAAGCAGAGCAAGTCCGGCGGTCGCAACCACCACGGTCGCATCACCACCCGTCATATCGGTGGTGGCCACAAGCAGCATTACCGCATCATCGACTTCAAGCGCGACAAGGTCGGCATTCCCGCCCGCGTCGAGCGCATCGAGTACGACCCGAATCGCACCGCGCACATCGCGCTGCTGTGCTACGTCGACGGTGAGCGCCGCTACATCATCGCGCCCAAGGGCCTGAAGGCCGGCGACCAGGTGATCGCGGGCCGCGACGCCCCGATCCGCACCGGCAACACCCTGCCGCTTCTGAACATCCCGGTCGGCACCACGGTGCACTGCATCGAGCTGAAGGTCGGCAAGGGCGCCCAGATCGCCCGCGCCGCCGGCGCCTCGGTCCAGCTGGTCGCGCGTGAGCAGGGCTTCGCCACGCTGCGCCTGCGTTCGGGCGAGATGCGCAAGGTTCCGGCCGAGTGCTGCGCCACGATCGGCGAAGTCGGCAACGACGAGCACAGCCTCGAGAAGCTGGGCAAGGCCGGTGCCAAGCGTTGGCGCGGCGTGCGTCCAACCGTTCGCGGTGCGGCCATGAACCCGGTCGACCATCCGCACGGCGGTGGTGAGGCCAAGGCCGGCCAGGGCAACCCGCACCCGGTCACCCCGTGGGGCGTGCCGACCAAGGGTTACAAGACGCGCCATAACAAGCGCACGCAGCAATTCATCGTCCGCGATCGTAGGGGCTAA
- the rplW gene encoding 50S ribosomal protein L23, translating to MISNEKIFSVLRAPRVSEKTARLQEVSNQYVFEVSNDATKADVKAAVEQLFDVKVEAVNVVNVKGKNKSFRNRGGRRGDWRKAYVRLADGQAIDVSATA from the coding sequence ATGATCAGCAACGAGAAAATCTTCAGCGTGCTGCGCGCCCCGCGCGTGTCCGAAAAGACTGCACGTCTGCAGGAAGTAAGCAACCAGTACGTCTTCGAAGTCTCGAACGACGCCACCAAGGCCGATGTCAAGGCCGCGGTCGAGCAGCTGTTCGACGTCAAGGTCGAGGCCGTCAACGTGGTCAACGTCAAGGGCAAGAACAAGTCCTTCCGTAACCGCGGTGGCCGTCGCGGCGACTGGCGCAAGGCGTATGTGCGTCTGGCCGACGGCCAGGCCATCGACGTGTCGGCCACGGCCTGA
- the rplD gene encoding 50S ribosomal protein L4, which translates to MELAINGSANKLSVSDEVFGREFSQDLVHQVVVAYRNAGRAGTKAQKTRAEVNGTTKKSKKQKGGGARHGALTAPIFVGGGVTFAAKPRSFDQKVNRKMYRAAMKAILSELARQDRLTVVDAFNVDASSTKGLVSKLKELNVGKRPLIVTEDASEHLYLSARNLPYVEVRDVQALDPASLVGADTVVITADAVKKIEEWLA; encoded by the coding sequence ATGGAACTCGCCATCAACGGCAGCGCCAACAAACTGTCGGTCTCCGACGAAGTGTTCGGTCGCGAATTCAGTCAGGACCTGGTGCACCAGGTCGTCGTCGCCTACCGCAACGCCGGTCGTGCGGGCACCAAGGCCCAGAAGACCCGTGCGGAAGTCAACGGCACCACCAAGAAGTCGAAGAAGCAGAAGGGCGGCGGCGCGCGTCATGGCGCCCTGACGGCCCCGATCTTCGTCGGCGGCGGCGTGACCTTCGCGGCCAAGCCGCGTAGCTTCGACCAGAAGGTCAACCGCAAGATGTATCGCGCCGCGATGAAGGCCATCCTGAGCGAGCTGGCTCGCCAGGACCGCCTGACCGTCGTCGACGCCTTCAACGTCGATGCCTCCAGCACCAAGGGCCTGGTCTCCAAGCTCAAGGAACTGAACGTCGGCAAGCGTCCGCTGATCGTCACCGAGGATGCTTCGGAGCACCTGTATCTGTCCGCTCGCAACCTTCCCTACGTGGAAGTGCGCGACGTGCAGGCGCTGGATCCGGCGTCGCTGGTCGGTGCCGACACTGTCGTGATCACCGCCGATGCGGTGAAGAAGATCGAGGAGTGGCTGGCATGA
- the rplC gene encoding 50S ribosomal protein L3, giving the protein MTAKKYSLGIVGRKAGMTRVFTEDGKSIPVTLIEATPNRITQIKTSETDGYSAVQVAVGSRRAALITKPVAGHLAKAKVEAGRGLWELRVEADKIGDFSVGGEIKADIFEVGQKVDVQGVTKGKGFQGTIKRWNFRMGDATHGNSLSHRAPGSLGQRQTPGRVFPGKKMSGHMGAVQQSTQNLEVVRVDAERGLIAVRGAVPGAPGGDVIVRPASKA; this is encoded by the coding sequence ATGACTGCGAAGAAATATTCGTTGGGCATCGTTGGCCGCAAGGCCGGCATGACCCGGGTGTTCACCGAAGATGGCAAGTCCATCCCGGTCACCCTGATCGAAGCCACCCCGAACCGCATCACCCAGATCAAGACCTCCGAGACTGACGGCTACAGCGCCGTGCAGGTCGCCGTGGGTTCGCGTCGCGCTGCGCTGATCACCAAGCCGGTCGCCGGTCACCTGGCCAAGGCCAAGGTCGAAGCCGGTCGCGGCCTGTGGGAGCTGCGCGTGGAAGCCGACAAGATCGGTGACTTCAGCGTCGGCGGCGAGATCAAGGCCGACATCTTTGAAGTGGGCCAGAAGGTCGACGTCCAGGGCGTGACCAAGGGCAAGGGCTTCCAGGGCACGATCAAGCGCTGGAACTTCCGCATGGGCGACGCCACCCACGGTAACTCGCTGTCGCATCGCGCGCCGGGTTCGCTGGGCCAGCGTCAGACCCCCGGCCGTGTGTTCCCGGGCAAGAAGATGTCCGGCCACATGGGCGCCGTGCAGCAGAGCACGCAGAACCTGGAAGTCGTCCGCGTGGACGCCGAGCGCGGCCTGATCGCCGTCCGCGGCGCCGTGCCGGGTGCGCCGGGTGGCGACGTGATCGTGCGTCCGGCGAGCAAGGCATAA
- the rpsJ gene encoding 30S ribosomal protein S10 produces the protein MADQKIRIRLKAYDHRLIDRSASEIVETAKRTGAQVRGPIPLPTKIERYTILVSPHADKDARDQYETRTHKRVLDIVDPNDKTVDALMKLELAAGVDVQIKLT, from the coding sequence ATGGCGGACCAGAAGATCCGTATCAGGCTCAAGGCCTACGATCATCGCCTGATCGATCGCTCGGCGAGCGAGATCGTCGAAACGGCCAAGCGGACCGGCGCGCAGGTGCGCGGCCCGATCCCGCTGCCGACCAAGATTGAACGCTACACCATCCTGGTGTCGCCGCACGCCGACAAGGACGCGCGCGACCAGTACGAGACCCGTACGCACAAGCGCGTGCTGGACATCGTCGATCCCAACGACAAGACCGTCGACGCGCTGATGAAGCTCGAGCTGGCGGCTGGCGTTGACGTCCAGATCAAGCTGACCTAA
- the tuf gene encoding elongation factor Tu — translation MAKGKFERTKPHVNVGTIGHVDHGKTTLTAALTKVGAERFGGEFKAYDAIDAAPEEKARGITISTAHVEYESPSRHYAHVDCPGHADYVKNMITGAAQMDGAILVCSAADGPMPQTREHILLSRQVGVPYIVVFLNKADMVDDAELLELVEMEVRELLSKYEFPGDDTPIIHGSARLALEGDQSEIGVPAILKLVEALDTWIPTPERDVDKAFLMPVEDVFSISGRGTVVTGRIERGVIKVGEEIEIVGIRPTQKTTVTGVEMFRKLLDQGQAGDNAGLLLRGTKRDDVERGQVLAKPGSITPHTEFEAEVYVLSKDEGGRHTPFFKGYRPQFYFRTTDITGAIELPEGTEMVMPGDNVKMKVTLINPVAMDEGLRFAIREGGRTVGAGVVAKIIK, via the coding sequence ATGGCAAAGGGTAAGTTCGAGCGCACCAAGCCGCACGTGAACGTGGGCACGATCGGTCACGTTGACCATGGCAAGACGACGCTGACGGCGGCGCTGACCAAGGTGGGCGCGGAGCGTTTCGGCGGCGAGTTCAAGGCCTACGACGCGATCGACGCGGCGCCGGAAGAGAAGGCGCGCGGCATCACGATTTCCACGGCGCACGTGGAATACGAATCGCCGAGCCGCCACTACGCGCACGTGGACTGCCCGGGCCACGCCGACTACGTGAAGAACATGATCACCGGCGCCGCCCAGATGGACGGTGCGATCCTGGTGTGCTCGGCCGCTGACGGCCCGATGCCGCAGACCCGCGAGCACATCCTGCTCTCGCGCCAGGTGGGCGTGCCGTACATCGTCGTGTTCCTGAACAAGGCCGACATGGTGGACGACGCCGAGCTGCTGGAGCTGGTGGAGATGGAAGTCCGCGAACTGCTGAGCAAGTACGAGTTCCCGGGCGACGACACCCCGATCATCCACGGTTCGGCCCGTCTGGCGCTGGAAGGCGACCAGTCGGAGATCGGCGTGCCGGCGATCCTGAAGCTGGTCGAGGCGCTGGACACCTGGATCCCGACCCCGGAGCGTGACGTCGACAAGGCGTTCCTGATGCCGGTGGAAGACGTGTTCTCGATCTCGGGCCGCGGCACCGTGGTGACCGGCCGTATCGAGCGCGGCGTGATCAAGGTGGGCGAGGAAATCGAGATCGTCGGTATCCGTCCGACCCAGAAGACGACCGTGACCGGCGTGGAAATGTTCCGCAAGCTGCTGGACCAGGGCCAGGCGGGCGACAACGCGGGCCTGCTGCTGCGCGGCACCAAGCGTGACGACGTGGAGCGCGGCCAGGTGCTGGCCAAGCCGGGTTCGATCACCCCGCACACCGAGTTCGAGGCCGAGGTGTACGTGCTGTCCAAGGACGAGGGTGGCCGTCACACGCCGTTCTTCAAGGGCTACCGTCCGCAGTTCTACTTCCGCACCACCGACATCACCGGTGCGATCGAGCTGCCGGAAGGCACCGAGATGGTGATGCCGGGCGACAACGTGAAGATGAAGGTCACGCTGATCAACCCGGTGGCGATGGACGAAGGCCTGCGCTTCGCGATCCGCGAGGGCGGCCGTACCGTCGGCGCCGGCGTGGTGGCCAAGATCATCAAGTGA
- the fusA gene encoding elongation factor G has protein sequence MARTTPIERYRNFGIMAHIDAGKTTTSERILFYTGVSHKIGEVHDGAATMDWMEQEQERGITITSAATTAFWTGMDKSMPQHRFNIIDTPGHVDFTIEVERSLRVLDGAVFVLCAVGGVQPQSETVWRQANKYAVPRLAFVNKMDRTGANFDKVVDQLKARLGAYAVPMQVPIGAEDGFEGVIDLVKMKAIHWDTASQGTVFEYRDIPAELKSKADEARSFMVEAAAEASEELMDKYLNEGDLSEAEILSGLRERTLRVEIVPVYCGTAFKNKGVQAMLDGVIQLLPSPVDRPPVQGIDENEQEDSRKAGDNEPFSALAFKIMTDPFVGSLTFFRVYSGVLNSGDQVYNPVKSKKERVGRILQMHSNNREEIKEVRAGDIAAAVGLKDVTTGDTLCAQDKIITLERMTFPEPVISMAVEPKTKSDQEKMGLALGRLAQEDPSFRVRTDEESGQTIIAGMGELHLEIIVDRMKREFNVEANVGKPQVAYRETIRKGVKQDGKFVRQSGGRGQYGHIVIEMEPAERGAGFSYESAIVGGVVPKEYVAAAGKGIEEAMRNGPLAGFPVVDVAVKAVDGSFHDVDSNEMAFKVAGSMAFKEAFSKASPVLLEPMMKVEIVTPEDYLGDVMGDVSRRRGILQGQDESPSGKVINAMVPLGEMFGYATTLRSMSQGRATFSMEFDHYAEAPANIAEAVTKK, from the coding sequence GTGGCTCGCACCACTCCCATCGAGCGTTACCGCAACTTCGGCATCATGGCCCACATCGACGCGGGCAAGACCACCACGTCGGAGCGCATCCTGTTCTACACCGGTGTCAGCCACAAGATCGGTGAGGTGCACGATGGCGCCGCCACGATGGACTGGATGGAGCAGGAGCAGGAGCGCGGCATCACCATCACGTCCGCCGCCACCACGGCGTTCTGGACGGGTATGGACAAGTCCATGCCGCAGCACCGCTTCAACATCATCGACACCCCCGGCCACGTCGACTTCACCATCGAAGTCGAGCGTTCGCTGCGCGTGCTCGACGGCGCGGTGTTCGTGCTGTGCGCCGTCGGCGGCGTGCAGCCGCAGTCCGAGACCGTGTGGCGTCAGGCCAACAAGTACGCCGTGCCGCGTCTGGCGTTCGTCAACAAGATGGACCGCACCGGCGCCAACTTCGACAAGGTCGTGGACCAGCTCAAGGCCCGCCTGGGCGCGTACGCCGTGCCGATGCAGGTGCCGATCGGCGCCGAGGACGGCTTCGAGGGCGTGATCGACCTGGTCAAGATGAAGGCGATCCACTGGGATACCGCCTCGCAGGGCACCGTGTTCGAGTACCGCGACATCCCCGCCGAGCTGAAGTCCAAGGCCGACGAGGCCCGCAGCTTCATGGTCGAGGCCGCGGCCGAGGCCAGCGAAGAGCTGATGGACAAGTACCTCAACGAGGGCGACCTGTCCGAGGCCGAGATCCTGAGCGGTCTGCGCGAGCGCACCCTGCGCGTGGAGATCGTGCCGGTCTACTGCGGCACCGCCTTCAAGAACAAGGGCGTGCAGGCCATGCTCGACGGCGTGATCCAGCTGCTGCCGTCGCCGGTGGATCGTCCGCCGGTGCAGGGCATCGACGAGAACGAGCAGGAAGACAGCCGCAAGGCGGGCGACAACGAGCCCTTCTCGGCGCTGGCGTTCAAGATCATGACCGACCCGTTCGTGGGCTCGCTGACCTTCTTCCGCGTCTACTCGGGCGTGCTCAACTCCGGCGACCAGGTCTACAACCCGGTCAAGTCGAAGAAGGAGCGCGTGGGCCGCATCCTGCAGATGCACTCCAACAACCGCGAGGAGATCAAGGAAGTGCGCGCGGGCGACATCGCCGCGGCGGTGGGTCTGAAGGACGTCACCACCGGCGACACGCTGTGCGCGCAGGACAAGATCATCACCCTGGAGCGCATGACGTTCCCGGAGCCGGTGATCTCGATGGCGGTCGAGCCGAAGACCAAGTCCGACCAGGAGAAGATGGGCCTGGCGCTGGGTCGCCTGGCGCAGGAAGATCCCTCGTTCCGCGTGCGGACCGACGAGGAATCCGGCCAGACCATCATCGCCGGCATGGGCGAGCTGCACCTGGAAATCATCGTCGACCGCATGAAGCGCGAGTTCAACGTTGAAGCCAACGTCGGCAAGCCGCAGGTGGCCTACCGCGAGACGATCCGCAAGGGCGTCAAGCAGGACGGCAAGTTCGTGCGCCAGTCGGGCGGTCGCGGCCAGTACGGCCACATCGTGATCGAGATGGAGCCGGCCGAGCGTGGCGCGGGCTTCAGCTACGAGAGCGCGATCGTCGGTGGCGTGGTGCCGAAGGAATACGTCGCCGCCGCGGGCAAGGGCATCGAAGAGGCCATGCGCAATGGTCCGCTGGCCGGCTTCCCGGTGGTGGACGTCGCGGTCAAGGCCGTCGACGGTTCGTTCCACGACGTGGACTCCAACGAAATGGCGTTCAAGGTCGCCGGCTCGATGGCGTTCAAGGAGGCCTTCTCCAAGGCTTCGCCGGTCCTGCTCGAGCCGATGATGAAGGTCGAGATCGTCACGCCCGAGGATTACCTGGGTGACGTGATGGGCGACGTGAGCCGTCGTCGCGGCATCCTGCAGGGCCAGGACGAAAGCCCGTCGGGCAAGGTCATCAACGCCATGGTGCCGCTGGGCGAGATGTTCGGCTACGCCACCACGCTGCGCTCGATGTCGCAGGGTCGCGCGACCTTCTCGATGGAGTTCGACCACTACGCCGAAGCGCCGGCCAACATCGCCGAAGCAGTCACCAAAAAGTAA
- the rpsG gene encoding 30S ribosomal protein S7, which translates to MSRKGSAPQRTVLPDPKHGSHTIARFINMVMLSGKKSVAEKIVYGAMDVIGEKNPNALELVEKALDNVAPAVEVKSRRVGGATYQVPVEVRASRRLALAMRWLIESARKRGENTMPRKLAAELIDASENRGGAIKKREETHRMAEANKAFAHYRW; encoded by the coding sequence ATGTCTCGTAAAGGTTCCGCGCCGCAGCGCACCGTTCTGCCCGATCCCAAGCACGGCAGCCACACCATCGCCCGCTTCATCAACATGGTGATGCTGAGCGGCAAGAAGTCCGTGGCCGAGAAGATCGTCTACGGCGCCATGGACGTCATCGGCGAAAAGAATCCCAACGCCCTCGAGCTGGTCGAGAAGGCGCTGGACAACGTCGCGCCGGCCGTCGAGGTCAAGTCGCGCCGCGTCGGTGGTGCCACCTATCAGGTGCCGGTCGAAGTGCGCGCCTCGCGCCGCCTGGCCCTGGCCATGCGCTGGCTGATCGAGTCGGCGCGCAAGCGTGGCGAGAACACCATGCCGCGCAAGCTGGCCGCCGAACTGATCGACGCCTCCGAGAACCGTGGCGGCGCCATCAAGAAGCGTGAAGAAACCCACCGCATGGCCGAAGCCAACAAGGCCTTCGCGCACTATCGCTGGTAA
- the rpsL gene encoding 30S ribosomal protein S12, with translation MATINQLVRKPRQATTYKSASPALDNCPQRRGVCTRVYTTTPKKPNSALRKVAKVRLTNQEEVISYIGGEGHNLQEHSVVLIRGGRVKDLPGVRYHTVRGSLDAAGVAKRRQARSKYGAKRPKS, from the coding sequence ATGGCAACGATCAACCAGCTGGTCCGCAAGCCGCGGCAGGCGACGACCTACAAGAGCGCCTCGCCGGCACTCGACAACTGTCCGCAGCGCCGCGGCGTCTGCACGCGCGTCTACACCACCACGCCCAAGAAGCCGAACTCGGCGCTGCGCAAGGTGGCCAAGGTGCGCCTGACCAACCAGGAAGAAGTCATCAGCTACATCGGTGGCGAAGGGCACAACCTGCAGGAGCACTCGGTGGTGCTGATCCGCGGCGGTCGCGTCAAGGACCTGCCGGGCGTGCGTTACCACACCGTGCGCGGTTCGCTCGATGCCGCCGGCGTCGCCAAGCGCCGCCAGGCCCGTTCCAAGTACGGCGCCAAGCGTCCGAAGAGCTAA